One segment of Streptomyces sp. TG1A-8 DNA contains the following:
- a CDS encoding DNA repair helicase XPB: MNGPLIVQSDKTLLLEVDHERADDCRRAIAPFAELERAPEHIHTYRVTPLGLWNARAAGHDAEQVVDALVEYSRYPVPHALLVDIAETMDRYGRLTLSKHPAHGLVLTTTDRPVLEEVLKSKRIAPLVGARIDPDTVAVHPSERGQIKQTLLKLGWPAEDLAGYVDGEAHPIELLEDGWALRPYQQQAVENFWHGGSGVVVLPCGAGKTLVGAGSMAQAKSTTLILVTNTVSARQWKHELVKRTSLTEEEVGEYSGTKKEIRPVTIATYQVLTTRRKGVYPHLELFDSRDWGLIVYDEVHLLPAPVFKFTADLQARRRLGLTATLVREDGRESDVFSLIGPKRFDAPWKEIEAQGYIAPADCVEVRVNLTESERLAYATAETEEKYRFCATTATKRKVTEAIVRRFAGQQILVIGQYIDQLDELGEHLDAPVIKGETSNAQREKLFEAFRQGEISVLVVSKVANFSIDLPEATVAIQVSGTFGSRQEEAQRLGRVLRPKADGHQAHFYSVVARDTIDQDFAAHRQRFLAEQGYAYRIVDADEMLAGG, from the coding sequence GTGAATGGTCCGCTGATCGTCCAGTCCGACAAGACGCTCCTCCTGGAAGTCGACCACGAGCGGGCCGACGACTGCCGCCGGGCCATCGCGCCCTTCGCCGAGCTGGAGCGGGCCCCCGAGCACATCCACACCTACCGGGTCACCCCGCTCGGCCTGTGGAACGCGCGGGCGGCCGGGCACGACGCCGAACAGGTCGTGGACGCCCTCGTGGAGTACAGCCGCTATCCGGTGCCGCACGCGCTGCTCGTGGACATCGCCGAGACGATGGACCGCTACGGGCGCCTGACCCTCAGCAAGCACCCCGCACACGGACTGGTCCTCACCACCACCGACCGGCCCGTGCTGGAGGAGGTGCTGAAGTCCAAGCGGATCGCCCCGCTGGTCGGCGCACGGATCGACCCGGACACCGTCGCCGTGCACCCCTCCGAACGCGGGCAGATCAAGCAGACGCTGCTGAAGCTGGGCTGGCCCGCCGAGGACCTCGCCGGCTACGTGGACGGCGAGGCGCACCCGATCGAACTGCTGGAGGACGGCTGGGCGCTGCGCCCGTACCAGCAGCAGGCCGTGGAGAACTTCTGGCACGGCGGCAGCGGTGTGGTCGTCCTGCCCTGCGGCGCGGGCAAGACGCTGGTCGGCGCCGGGTCCATGGCGCAGGCCAAGTCGACCACGCTCATCCTCGTGACCAACACGGTCTCCGCCCGGCAGTGGAAGCACGAGCTGGTGAAGCGGACCTCGCTGACCGAGGAGGAGGTCGGCGAGTACAGCGGCACCAAGAAGGAGATCCGCCCGGTCACCATCGCCACCTACCAGGTGCTGACCACCCGGCGGAAGGGCGTCTACCCGCACCTGGAACTGTTCGACTCCCGGGACTGGGGGCTCATCGTCTACGACGAGGTGCACCTGCTGCCCGCGCCCGTCTTCAAGTTCACCGCCGACCTGCAGGCGCGGCGGCGGCTCGGGCTCACCGCCACCCTGGTGCGCGAGGACGGCCGCGAGTCGGACGTGTTCTCCCTCATCGGGCCCAAGCGGTTCGACGCGCCCTGGAAGGAGATCGAGGCGCAGGGCTACATCGCGCCCGCCGACTGCGTCGAGGTCCGCGTCAACCTCACCGAGTCCGAGCGCCTCGCCTACGCCACCGCCGAGACCGAGGAGAAGTACCGCTTCTGCGCCACCACCGCCACCAAGCGGAAGGTCACGGAGGCGATCGTGCGCCGCTTCGCCGGGCAGCAGATCCTCGTCATCGGCCAGTACATCGACCAGCTCGACGAGCTGGGGGAGCACCTGGACGCCCCGGTGATCAAGGGGGAGACGTCCAACGCCCAGCGGGAGAAGCTGTTCGAGGCGTTCCGGCAGGGCGAGATCAGCGTGCTCGTGGTCTCCAAGGTCGCCAACTTCTCCATCGACCTGCCGGAGGCGACCGTCGCCATCCAGGTGTCGGGCACGTTCGGGTCGCGGCAGGAGGAGGCCCAGCGCCTCGGCCGCGTGCTGCGTCCGAAGGCAGACGGCCACCAGGCGCACTTCTACTCCGTCGTCGCCCGCGACACCATCGACCAGGACTTCGCCGCCCACCGCCAGCGCTTCCTGGCCGAGCAGGGGTACGCCTACCGGATCGTGGACGCGGACGAGATGCTCGCCGGGGGCTGA
- a CDS encoding NADH:flavin oxidoreductase, with protein MTTTQPAASRAARILSRPITLGGLTVPNRIVMAPMTRMFSPGGVPGEDVVSYYARRAGAGVGLIVTEGTYVGHESAGQSDRVPRFHGEEQLAGWAKVAGAVHAAGGTIVPQLWHVGMVRKQGQAPFPDAPAVGPSGLRIDGTEDGRAMTRADLDAVIGAFAEAAADAERIGFDGVEIHGAHGYLLDQFLWAGTNRRTDAYGGDAVARTKFSAEVVAAVREAVSPDFPVIFRYSQWKQEAYDARLAETPEELEAILTPLAAAGVDVFHASTRRYWLPEFDGSDLNLAGWTKKLTGKQVISVGSVGLDGDFINAFQGEGSPVKGIDNLLDRLEADEFDMVAVGRALLQDPEWAAKVLADRFDELKPYDAAALKTLV; from the coding sequence GTGACCACCACCCAGCCCGCCGCCTCCCGCGCGGCCCGGATCCTCTCCCGTCCGATCACGTTGGGCGGTCTCACCGTCCCGAACCGGATCGTGATGGCGCCGATGACCCGCATGTTCTCCCCCGGCGGCGTCCCCGGCGAGGACGTGGTGTCGTACTACGCCCGCCGTGCCGGTGCCGGGGTCGGACTGATCGTCACCGAGGGCACGTACGTGGGCCACGAGTCGGCGGGCCAGAGTGACCGGGTGCCGCGCTTCCACGGTGAGGAGCAGCTGGCCGGCTGGGCGAAGGTCGCCGGGGCGGTGCACGCGGCGGGCGGCACGATCGTGCCCCAGCTGTGGCACGTCGGCATGGTCCGCAAGCAGGGCCAGGCGCCCTTCCCGGACGCCCCCGCCGTCGGCCCCTCCGGGCTGCGCATCGACGGCACCGAGGACGGCCGGGCGATGACCCGGGCCGACCTGGACGCCGTCATCGGCGCCTTCGCCGAGGCCGCCGCCGACGCCGAGCGCATCGGCTTCGACGGCGTGGAGATCCACGGCGCCCACGGCTACCTCCTCGACCAGTTCCTGTGGGCCGGCACCAACCGCCGCACCGACGCCTACGGCGGCGACGCGGTGGCCCGGACGAAGTTCTCGGCGGAGGTCGTGGCCGCCGTCCGGGAGGCGGTGTCGCCCGACTTCCCGGTGATCTTCCGCTACTCGCAGTGGAAGCAGGAGGCCTACGACGCACGCCTCGCCGAGACGCCCGAGGAGCTGGAGGCGATCCTGACCCCGCTGGCCGCCGCCGGTGTCGACGTCTTCCACGCCTCCACGCGCCGCTACTGGCTCCCCGAGTTCGACGGCTCCGACCTCAACCTCGCGGGCTGGACGAAGAAGCTCACCGGCAAGCAGGTCATCAGCGTCGGCTCGGTCGGCCTGGACGGCGACTTCATCAACGCCTTCCAGGGCGAGGGCTCCCCGGTCAAGGGCATCGACAACCTCCTGGACCGCCTGGAGGCCGACGAGTTCGACATGGTCGCCGTCGGCCGCGCCCTGCTGCAGGACCCCGAGTGGGCGGCGAAGGTCCTCGCCGACCGCTTCGACGAGCTGAAGCCGTACGACGCGGCGGCCCTGAAGACGCTCGTCTGA
- a CDS encoding maleylpyruvate isomerase family mycothiol-dependent enzyme has translation MTDVQEVRDPEASGRLLAVERESLVPLLRARPDADFALPVPACPGWSVRDVLAHCSAALTRVVQGRFEQGVFSPESNARDIAERADWPNARIVDELERGMTAAGPVIAGADGALDRIGFGEWVHAGDVREAWGEPGAYAGPGLADALALLARITRERGHVPLHADLDDVDEPLRLGAVAAAGPPARYIGSAATLVRLYAGRPVHGAAFELAGVEPGELNLYG, from the coding sequence ATGACTGACGTACAGGAAGTGCGGGACCCCGAAGCCTCCGGGCGGTTGCTGGCCGTGGAACGGGAGTCGCTGGTGCCGCTGTTGCGGGCGCGGCCGGACGCGGACTTCGCGCTGCCCGTCCCCGCGTGCCCGGGGTGGTCGGTGCGGGACGTGCTGGCGCACTGTTCGGCCGCGCTGACGCGGGTGGTGCAGGGCCGCTTCGAACAGGGCGTGTTCTCGCCCGAGTCGAACGCCCGGGACATCGCCGAGCGCGCGGACTGGCCGAACGCGCGGATCGTGGACGAGCTGGAGCGCGGGATGACCGCGGCCGGTCCGGTGATCGCCGGGGCGGACGGGGCGCTGGACCGGATCGGGTTCGGCGAGTGGGTGCACGCCGGGGACGTGCGGGAGGCGTGGGGGGAGCCGGGGGCCTACGCGGGGCCGGGGCTGGCGGACGCGCTGGCCCTGCTGGCGCGGATCACCCGGGAGCGGGGGCACGTGCCGCTGCACGCCGACCTCGACGACGTGGACGAGCCGCTGCGGCTGGGCGCCGTGGCCGCGGCGGGGCCGCCCGCCCGGTACATCGGCTCCGCCGCCACGCTCGTCCGGCTGTACGCCGGCCGGCCGGTGCACGGGGCCGCGTTCGAGCTGGCCGGGGTGGAGCCGGGGGAGCTGAACCTCTACGGGTGA
- a CDS encoding copper homeostasis protein CutC, whose product MSKRAVLEVIALDVRDAVAAQAGGADRLELVTEMAADGLTPTAATVAGIRAAVDIDLRVMLRLADGFAAGDVDRLVRVADALRDAGADQFVLGFLDAGGGADLAAVERVVASLGGCRWTFHRAIDRAADRDALRKQLADLPGLDTYLTAGSAAGVDEGLPTLGAEARRRGEPGYEQTILVGGGLRLDHVPALVRAGLDAFHIGGAARPEGWDGPVSAEAVARWRTTLDAAA is encoded by the coding sequence ATGAGCAAGCGTGCAGTCCTGGAGGTGATCGCCCTGGACGTCCGGGACGCGGTCGCCGCCCAGGCCGGAGGCGCGGACCGCCTGGAACTGGTCACGGAGATGGCGGCCGACGGGCTCACCCCGACGGCCGCCACCGTCGCCGGGATCCGGGCCGCCGTCGACATCGACCTGCGCGTGATGCTGCGGCTGGCGGACGGGTTCGCGGCGGGCGACGTGGACCGCCTGGTCCGGGTGGCGGACGCGTTGCGGGACGCGGGCGCCGACCAGTTCGTGCTCGGGTTCCTCGACGCCGGGGGCGGGGCGGACCTGGCCGCCGTGGAGCGGGTGGTGGCCTCGCTGGGGGGCTGCCGCTGGACCTTCCACCGGGCCATCGACCGGGCCGCCGACCGCGACGCCCTGCGCAAGCAGCTCGCCGACCTGCCCGGCCTGGACACCTACCTCACGGCCGGCTCCGCCGCCGGCGTGGACGAGGGCCTGCCCACGCTGGGCGCGGAGGCGCGCAGGCGGGGCGAGCCCGGCTACGAGCAGACCATCCTCGTCGGCGGCGGCCTGCGCCTGGACCACGTGCCCGCCCTCGTGCGGGCCGGCCTCGACGCCTTCCACATCGGCGGCGCGGCCCGCCCCGAGGGCTGGGACGGACCGGTGTCGGCCGAGGCGGTCGCACGCTGGCGGACCACGCTGGACGCCGCCGCGTAG
- the murQ gene encoding N-acetylmuramic acid 6-phosphate etherase, with the protein MTSHTPGLQAELASLTTEAFRPELAEIDRLPTLDIARLMNGEDTGVPAAVAARLPQIAAAVDAVAARMAGGGRLVYAGAGTAGRLGVLDASECPPTFNTGPGQVVGLIAGGAEAMVTSVEGAEDSPELARADLDALKLTADDSVVGVSASGRTPYAVGAVEHARALGALTVGLACNAHSPLAAAAEHGIEVVTGPELLTGSTRLKAGTAQKLVLNMLSTITMIRLGKTYGNLMVDVRASNDKLRARSRRIVSLATGAGDEEIERALTASGGEVKHAILAILADVDGPTAARLLEASGGHLREALAVADA; encoded by the coding sequence ATGACCTCCCACACCCCCGGCCTGCAAGCCGAACTCGCCTCCCTGACCACCGAGGCCTTCCGGCCCGAACTCGCCGAGATCGACCGGTTGCCCACCCTCGACATCGCCCGCCTGATGAACGGCGAGGACACCGGCGTGCCCGCCGCCGTCGCCGCGCGGCTGCCGCAGATCGCCGCCGCCGTCGACGCCGTCGCCGCGCGCATGGCCGGCGGCGGGCGGCTGGTGTACGCCGGCGCGGGCACCGCCGGCCGGCTCGGCGTGCTGGACGCCTCCGAGTGCCCGCCCACCTTCAACACCGGCCCCGGCCAGGTCGTCGGCCTGATCGCGGGCGGCGCCGAGGCGATGGTCACCTCCGTGGAGGGGGCCGAGGACTCCCCCGAGCTGGCCCGCGCGGACCTCGACGCGCTGAAGCTCACGGCGGACGACAGCGTCGTCGGCGTCTCCGCCTCCGGCCGCACCCCCTACGCCGTCGGCGCCGTCGAGCACGCCCGCGCCCTCGGCGCGCTGACCGTCGGGCTCGCCTGCAACGCGCACAGCCCGCTCGCCGCCGCCGCCGAGCACGGCATCGAGGTGGTCACCGGCCCCGAACTGCTCACCGGCTCCACCCGCCTGAAGGCGGGCACGGCGCAGAAGCTGGTGCTGAACATGCTGTCGACGATCACGATGATCCGGCTCGGCAAGACGTACGGGAACCTGATGGTCGACGTCCGCGCCTCCAACGACAAGCTCCGCGCCCGCTCGCGCCGGATCGTCTCCCTGGCGACCGGGGCGGGCGACGAGGAGATCGAGCGGGCCCTGACCGCGTCGGGCGGCGAGGTGAAGCACGCGATCCTGGCCATCCTGGCCGACGTCGACGGCCCCACCGCCGCCCGCCTCCTGGAGGCGTCCGGCGGCCACCTGCGCGAGGCGCTGGCGGTCGCGGACGCCTGA
- a CDS encoding UvrD-helicase domain-containing protein yields the protein MREDVEALDIRDVTANWVNAAVLARQIDERVKALADLSDTPLFFGRLDYLHAPGAARAEGAGGERFYIGRRHVHDAGGDPMVIDWRAPVSQPFYRASKKDPMDVGLRRRFGYTGGDLTAYEDEHLSDPAEEATTSRLLQQEIERPRVGPMRDIVATIQPEQDEIVRSGLGGTVCVQGGPGTGKTAVGLHRVAYLLYAHRERLARTGTLVIGPNRSFLHYIEQVLPALGELSVQQATVDDLADHVEVRGTDDAAAAVVKGDARMAEVVRRALYSHVTMPTEPVVVVRGSRRWRVAAYELEEIVRELLDRDIRYGAAREALPQRIAHAVLVQMERAGEAPDDRVQDAVARNGAVKAAVKALWPAVDPAKLVLRLLTDAAFLAEHAEGLLDEDEQKTILWARPVRSVKSATWSAADAVLVDEAADLIRRTHSLGHVVLDEAQDLSPMQYRAVGRRCTTGSATVLGDLAQGTTPWATRSWREALAHLGKREGVVEELTAGFRVPTDVIAYASRLLPHIAPGLAPVASVRENPGFFEVRAVTGPADVVAACEESLRHEGSTGLIAADARVPALAEALTAAGIAFLAPGEETTRETRLTLVPASLAKGLEYDHVVLDEPRAVVDGEPDERTGLRRLYVTLTRAVSGLVVTHAAPLPPQLAGEARPGA from the coding sequence ATGCGCGAGGACGTGGAGGCACTGGACATCCGCGACGTCACCGCGAACTGGGTCAACGCCGCGGTGCTCGCCCGCCAGATCGACGAGCGCGTCAAGGCGCTGGCCGACCTCAGCGACACCCCCCTGTTCTTCGGCCGGCTCGACTACCTGCACGCGCCCGGCGCCGCGCGGGCCGAGGGCGCCGGGGGCGAGCGCTTCTACATCGGGCGGCGGCACGTCCACGACGCCGGCGGCGACCCCATGGTCATCGACTGGCGCGCCCCGGTCTCCCAGCCGTTCTACCGCGCGTCGAAGAAGGACCCGATGGACGTCGGGCTGCGCCGCCGCTTCGGCTACACCGGCGGCGACCTGACCGCGTACGAGGACGAGCACCTGTCGGACCCGGCCGAGGAGGCCACCACCAGCAGGCTGCTCCAGCAGGAGATCGAACGGCCGCGCGTCGGCCCGATGCGGGACATCGTCGCCACGATCCAGCCCGAGCAGGACGAGATCGTCCGCAGCGGGCTGGGCGGCACCGTGTGCGTGCAGGGAGGCCCCGGTACCGGAAAGACCGCCGTCGGCCTGCACCGCGTCGCCTACCTGCTCTACGCCCACCGGGAACGGCTCGCCCGCACCGGCACCCTCGTCATCGGCCCCAACCGGTCCTTCCTGCACTACATCGAGCAGGTCCTCCCGGCACTGGGCGAACTGAGCGTGCAGCAGGCCACCGTGGACGACCTGGCCGACCACGTGGAGGTGCGCGGCACGGACGACGCCGCCGCCGCGGTCGTCAAGGGCGACGCCCGCATGGCCGAGGTCGTCAGGCGCGCCCTGTACTCCCACGTGACCATGCCCACCGAGCCCGTCGTCGTGGTGCGCGGCTCCCGCCGCTGGCGCGTCGCGGCGTACGAACTGGAGGAGATCGTCCGCGAGTTGCTGGACCGCGACATCCGCTACGGTGCCGCCCGCGAGGCCCTGCCGCAGCGGATCGCGCACGCGGTGCTGGTGCAGATGGAGCGGGCCGGGGAGGCGCCGGACGACCGGGTGCAGGACGCCGTCGCCCGCAACGGCGCGGTGAAGGCGGCCGTGAAGGCCCTCTGGCCGGCCGTCGATCCGGCGAAGCTGGTGCTGCGGCTGCTGACCGACGCCGCGTTCCTCGCCGAGCACGCCGAGGGGCTGCTGGACGAGGACGAGCAGAAGACGATCCTGTGGGCCCGGCCGGTGCGCAGCGTGAAGTCGGCCACGTGGTCGGCGGCGGACGCGGTGCTGGTCGACGAGGCGGCCGACCTGATCCGGCGCACGCACTCGCTCGGGCACGTCGTCCTGGACGAGGCGCAGGACCTCTCGCCGATGCAGTACCGGGCCGTGGGCCGCCGCTGCACCACCGGCAGCGCGACCGTCCTCGGCGACCTCGCGCAGGGCACCACGCCCTGGGCGACCCGGAGCTGGCGGGAGGCGCTGGCCCACCTCGGCAAGCGCGAGGGGGTGGTCGAGGAGCTGACGGCGGGCTTCCGCGTCCCCACCGACGTCATCGCGTACGCCTCCCGCCTCCTGCCCCACATCGCGCCCGGCCTCGCCCCGGTCGCCTCCGTCCGGGAGAACCCCGGCTTCTTCGAGGTCCGCGCGGTCACCGGGCCGGCCGACGTGGTCGCCGCGTGCGAGGAGTCGCTGCGCCACGAGGGCTCGACCGGCCTGATCGCCGCGGACGCCCGCGTCCCGGCGCTCGCCGAGGCCCTGACCGCGGCCGGCATCGCCTTCCTGGCCCCCGGTGAGGAGACCACCCGCGAGACCCGCCTGACCCTCGTCCCGGCGTCCTTGGCCAAGGGCCTGGAGTACGACCACGTCGTCCTGGACGAGCCGCGGGCGGTGGTGGACGGCGAACCGGACGAGCGGACCGGGCTGCGGCGGCTGTACGTGACCCTGACCCGGGCGGTGTCGGGCCTGGTCGTCACGCACGCGGCACCGCTGCCCCCGCAGCTCGCCGGGGAGGCGCGACCCGGCGCGTAG
- a CDS encoding MurR/RpiR family transcriptional regulator produces the protein MTQDVKESFGSPGGSLAAKVRTLAPSMTRSMQRVAEAVAGDPAGCAALTVTGLAELTGTSEATVVRTARLLGYPGYRDLRLALAGLAAQQQSGRAPAITTDIAVDDPIADVVAKLAYEEQQTLADTAAGLDTVQLGAAVAALAGARRTDVYGIGASGLVARDLTQKLLRIGLIAHAHSDPHLAVTNAVQLRSGDVAVAVTHSGSTGDVIEPLRVAFERGATTVAITGRPDSPVTQYADHVLTTSTSRESELRPAAMSSRTGQLLVVDCLFVGVAQRTYESAAPALAASYEALAHRHRSASR, from the coding sequence GTGACCCAGGATGTGAAGGAAAGTTTCGGCAGTCCCGGTGGCTCACTCGCCGCGAAGGTGCGCACCCTCGCCCCTTCCATGACCCGGTCCATGCAGCGCGTGGCGGAGGCCGTCGCGGGCGACCCCGCCGGCTGCGCCGCCCTCACGGTCACCGGCCTCGCCGAACTGACCGGCACCAGCGAGGCGACGGTCGTCCGCACCGCCCGCCTGCTCGGCTATCCCGGTTACCGGGACCTGCGCCTGGCCCTGGCCGGTCTCGCCGCCCAGCAGCAGTCGGGCCGCGCGCCCGCCATCACCACGGACATCGCCGTGGACGACCCCATCGCCGACGTCGTGGCCAAACTCGCCTACGAGGAGCAGCAGACCCTCGCCGACACCGCCGCCGGACTCGACACCGTCCAGCTCGGCGCGGCCGTCGCCGCGCTCGCGGGTGCCCGCCGCACCGACGTGTACGGCATCGGGGCGTCCGGGCTGGTCGCCCGGGACCTCACGCAGAAGCTGCTGCGGATAGGGCTCATAGCCCACGCGCACAGCGATCCGCACCTCGCGGTGACCAACGCGGTGCAACTGCGGTCGGGCGACGTGGCCGTCGCCGTCACGCACTCCGGGTCGACGGGGGACGTCATCGAGCCGCTGCGGGTCGCGTTCGAGCGCGGCGCGACGACGGTGGCCATCACCGGGCGGCCGGACTCACCGGTCACCCAGTACGCCGACCACGTGCTGACCACGTCCACCTCCCGGGAGAGCGAGTTGCGGCCCGCCGCGATGTCGTCGCGCACCGGTCAACTCCTCGTGGTGGACTGCCTGTTCGTAGGAGTGGCGCAGCGGACGTACGAGAGTGCGGCGCCCGCGCTGGCCGCGTCGTACGAGGCCTTGGCGCACCGGCACCGCAGCGCGTCCCGATAG
- a CDS encoding GNAT family N-acetyltransferase, with the protein MRTMSGDQVQRAVEHCAAVLRTVLDRDWRGVGAGRLEWDCRRTAFHVADDLIAYAGQLAGRAQDAYVPFGITLDEGTDNAGLVHVIETTGALLAAAVRTAPPGVRAFHPYPFRSADREGFAAMGIAEVLLHTHDIAQGLGIAHEPPEDLAESVLTLLFPHVRPGPAPWPTLLWATGRGDLPGRAPVTGWRWCNNLVLPAGRLTLTGIRPAAAHDLRLGGDGGFEWLGGGPYDGTREAAGLLVEAYETGVHRPEFGIFALVRHEDGRAVGGIGFHGAPDEERRVEIGYDLVEGARGRGYATEAVRALTEWALAREDVGTVIATIEADNVASQRVVSRAGFVRATVEEERAAREEDAGDLRLYVRRP; encoded by the coding sequence ATGCGAACGATGAGCGGGGACCAGGTGCAGCGGGCCGTGGAGCACTGCGCGGCGGTGCTGCGGACGGTGCTGGACCGGGACTGGCGAGGCGTCGGGGCCGGCCGGCTGGAGTGGGACTGCCGCCGAACGGCGTTCCACGTCGCCGACGACCTCATCGCCTACGCCGGCCAGCTCGCCGGGCGCGCCCAGGACGCGTACGTGCCGTTCGGGATCACCCTGGACGAGGGCACCGACAACGCGGGCCTGGTGCACGTGATCGAGACGACCGGCGCCCTGCTCGCCGCGGCCGTGCGCACCGCACCGCCCGGGGTCCGCGCCTTCCACCCCTACCCGTTCCGCAGCGCCGACCGCGAGGGCTTCGCCGCGATGGGCATCGCCGAGGTGCTGCTGCACACCCATGACATCGCCCAGGGCCTCGGCATCGCGCACGAACCCCCCGAGGACCTCGCCGAGTCCGTCCTGACCCTGCTCTTCCCGCACGTCCGGCCCGGCCCCGCGCCCTGGCCGACCCTGCTGTGGGCGACCGGCCGCGGCGACCTGCCCGGACGCGCCCCGGTCACCGGGTGGCGCTGGTGCAACAACCTCGTCCTGCCCGCCGGACGACTCACCCTGACCGGCATCCGCCCCGCCGCCGCCCACGACCTGCGCCTGGGCGGCGACGGCGGCTTCGAATGGCTCGGCGGCGGCCCCTACGACGGCACCCGGGAGGCCGCCGGCCTCCTGGTCGAGGCCTACGAAACGGGCGTCCACCGGCCCGAGTTCGGAATCTTCGCCCTGGTCCGGCACGAGGACGGCCGCGCCGTCGGCGGCATCGGCTTCCACGGCGCCCCGGACGAGGAGCGCCGCGTGGAGATCGGCTACGACCTCGTGGAGGGCGCCCGCGGCCGGGGCTACGCCACCGAGGCCGTGCGCGCGCTGACCGAGTGGGCGCTGGCCCGGGAGGACGTCGGCACGGTGATCGCGACCATCGAGGCGGACAACGTCGCCTCGCAGCGCGTGGTGTCCCGGGCCGGGTTCGTCCGGGCCACCGTGGAGGAGGAGCGCGCGGCGCGCGAGGAGGACGCCGGCGACCTGCGCCTCTACGTCCGCCGGCCCTGA
- a CDS encoding DUF4031 domain-containing protein, which translates to MTVYVDPPAWPGHGRMWSHLVSDVSYDELHRFAEDLGVPRRAFERDHYDLPSHRYADAVAAGAVEVGSREVVRLLRASGLRRPKRRQGRRT; encoded by the coding sequence GTGACGGTGTACGTCGACCCGCCCGCCTGGCCCGGGCACGGGCGCATGTGGTCGCACCTGGTCAGCGACGTGTCGTACGACGAACTGCACCGCTTCGCCGAGGACTTGGGTGTGCCCCGGCGGGCCTTCGAGCGTGACCACTACGACCTGCCGTCACACCGGTACGCGGACGCGGTGGCCGCCGGGGCGGTGGAGGTCGGCAGCCGCGAGGTGGTGCGGCTGCTGCGCGCCTCGGGGCTGCGCCGGCCGAAGCGGCGTCAGGGCCGGCGGACGTAG